From the Paludibacterium paludis genome, one window contains:
- a CDS encoding efflux RND transporter periplasmic adaptor subunit codes for MSDTSRELAGLIALMRRAREAGDAAELGFIAVNESRQLLPYRQAAMWREGMHRHVGALSGLSEIDPTVPYVQWLGQVFRHMEHEAGDADCRVLRAADLPERLAGEWPSFLPAEALWLRLGAQGALLFARDDAWSDYEIRLATELAHGYGHALSFFGSRRDWRETARRWFAPGPKQRRLLLAALIIAFLPIRLSVLARAEVVPQTPQLVRAPIAGVIDRINVEPNQRVAKGSPLFDLDATVLSGQLAMASQERDAAQERFRASAQLAVTDDKGKLAMEQDRARLEEKSIEAEYAARELQRLHVTAPSGGVVVFSDKNDWQGKAVAVGEKVMTLADPAKVELAVWLPAAEAIDVAPGAGVTLYPNASPTESYDARVTRVAYKAEAVEGGLLAYRLQAAFAPGERPRLGQMGTARVYGSWVPLCYYALRRPLTAARQWLGW; via the coding sequence ATGTCCGATACAAGTCGGGAACTGGCCGGTCTGATCGCGCTCATGCGCCGCGCCCGCGAGGCGGGCGATGCCGCGGAACTGGGATTCATCGCGGTCAATGAAAGCCGGCAACTGTTGCCTTACCGGCAGGCGGCGATGTGGCGGGAGGGTATGCACCGTCATGTCGGCGCTCTGTCGGGGTTGTCGGAGATCGATCCTACCGTTCCCTATGTCCAGTGGCTGGGCCAGGTATTCAGGCACATGGAGCACGAGGCAGGCGACGCGGACTGCCGCGTGCTGCGCGCCGCCGATCTTCCGGAGCGGCTGGCGGGGGAATGGCCGTCCTTCTTGCCCGCCGAGGCTCTGTGGCTGCGCCTTGGCGCGCAAGGCGCCCTGCTGTTCGCGCGCGATGACGCATGGTCCGACTACGAAATCAGGCTCGCGACGGAACTGGCCCACGGTTACGGGCATGCGCTGTCGTTTTTCGGATCGCGCCGGGACTGGCGCGAAACCGCGCGCCGCTGGTTCGCTCCCGGTCCGAAGCAGCGGCGGCTGCTTTTGGCCGCGCTGATCATCGCCTTCCTGCCGATCCGGCTGAGCGTGCTGGCGCGAGCCGAGGTCGTGCCGCAAACACCGCAGTTGGTACGCGCACCGATCGCCGGCGTGATCGACCGCATCAATGTCGAGCCCAATCAGCGTGTGGCCAAAGGCAGCCCCCTGTTCGATCTGGATGCGACGGTCCTCTCCGGCCAGCTGGCGATGGCGAGCCAGGAGCGCGATGCCGCCCAGGAGCGTTTCCGGGCCAGTGCGCAACTGGCGGTGACCGATGACAAGGGCAAGCTTGCCATGGAGCAGGATCGCGCGCGACTCGAAGAAAAGAGCATCGAGGCCGAGTATGCCGCGCGCGAGCTGCAGCGCTTGCACGTGACGGCGCCATCCGGCGGCGTGGTGGTGTTTTCCGATAAGAATGACTGGCAGGGCAAAGCGGTCGCGGTCGGCGAAAAAGTCATGACCCTCGCCGATCCGGCGAAGGTGGAGCTCGCGGTCTGGCTGCCGGCGGCCGAGGCGATCGATGTCGCTCCCGGCGCCGGCGTCACCCTGTATCCCAATGCCTCGCCCACCGAGTCCTACGATGCCAGGGTCACGCGCGTGGCCTACAAGGCCGAAGCCGTCGAGGGAGGATTGCTGGCCTACCGGCTGCAGGCGGCGTTCGCGCCCGGCGAGCGGCCAAGACTCGGTCAAATGGGCACGGCGCGCGTATACGGCAGCTGGGTGCCGCTGTGTTATTACGCGCTGCGCCGCCCGCTGACGGCCGCCCGTCAATGGTTGGGATGGTGA
- a CDS encoding PP2C family protein-serine/threonine phosphatase has protein sequence MPTPTILMVDDSETNRKLTGKLIARLGYRCTFAVNGVDALAACETERPDLILMDVSMPEMDGLEATAKLRSLFGEDWIPIIFLTSHNELSSIIAGLAAGGDDYLSKPVHFDLLCAKIKVFLRIADMKRQIGRDAARLEKYYEDNEAEQALALELLQRLSQRSSIALPHIWHRLSPAENFSGDLICRAATPSGAEHFMLADCTGHGLTAAISALPAIDGFHELVQQYLSTSLLASGINKKLNTLLPTGRFVAAALVSIDYTARTLSVWNGGIPCVLLFSANGEVREELPSFHPPLGILSEDTFDPTVKTFGWSEGDVLIMSSDGITEASNDTAAMFGVGGIKAAVRKGWPDKVGPSILDALTEHLHGAVLQDDVSLLMVRCQTSAYGTG, from the coding sequence ATGCCAACTCCCACCATCCTGATGGTCGACGACAGCGAAACCAACCGCAAGCTCACCGGGAAACTCATTGCCCGCCTGGGCTACCGGTGCACCTTCGCCGTCAATGGCGTTGATGCGCTGGCCGCTTGCGAAACCGAGCGTCCCGACCTGATCCTCATGGATGTTTCGATGCCGGAAATGGACGGACTGGAAGCCACCGCCAAACTGCGCTCCCTGTTCGGAGAGGACTGGATACCGATCATTTTCCTGACAAGTCACAACGAGTTGTCGAGCATCATCGCGGGGCTTGCCGCCGGAGGCGACGACTATCTGAGCAAGCCGGTGCACTTCGACCTGCTCTGCGCCAAGATCAAGGTCTTTTTGCGCATCGCCGACATGAAGCGCCAGATCGGCCGGGATGCCGCGCGCCTCGAGAAATACTATGAAGACAATGAGGCCGAGCAGGCGCTGGCGCTGGAGCTGCTGCAGCGGCTCAGCCAGCGCTCCAGCATCGCGCTGCCGCACATCTGGCATCGGCTCAGTCCCGCGGAAAACTTCAGCGGCGATCTCATCTGCCGCGCGGCCACGCCATCCGGCGCCGAGCATTTCATGCTGGCCGACTGCACCGGTCACGGCCTGACCGCCGCGATCAGCGCCCTGCCCGCCATAGACGGTTTTCATGAACTGGTGCAGCAGTACCTGTCGACCAGCCTGCTGGCCAGCGGCATCAACAAAAAACTGAACACCTTGCTGCCCACCGGCCGGTTTGTCGCGGCGGCGCTGGTCTCGATCGATTACACCGCGCGCACCCTGTCGGTTTGGAACGGCGGCATACCCTGCGTGCTGCTGTTCTCTGCCAACGGCGAAGTGCGCGAAGAATTGCCGTCGTTTCACCCGCCGCTGGGCATTCTGAGCGAAGACACCTTCGACCCGACCGTTAAAACCTTCGGCTGGAGCGAGGGCGATGTCCTGATCATGAGTTCCGACGGAATCACCGAAGCGAGCAATGACACGGCCGCGATGTTTGGCGTGGGCGGGATCAAGGCGGCCGTGCGCAAAGGATGGCCGGACAAGGTGGGGCCGAGCATTCTGGACGCCCTGACCGAGCATCTGCACGGCGCGGTGCTTCAGGACGACGTGTCGCTGCTGATGGTGCGCTGCCAGACCAGCGCTTACGGAACGGGGTAG
- a CDS encoding efflux RND transporter periplasmic adaptor subunit — MKSNWFAGGCALAIFASACAGAQPAAKPAGTAPLNAQDGRIRVQLMARNAVTLSGEIAAKIAALPVEEGGSFKRGQALVEFDCGSYRAQWRKAQASLEAANQLARVNSQLAKLNSIGALEVAQAQGKAKEAAADASYMQTIVGKCAIGAPFNGRVARRIAAVHQYVSPGNPILDIVDTGALQLRMLVPSKWIAHLKPGSRFTVAVDELGTSFPAKIERLGAQIDPVSQSILAIGVIDGPAANLLPGMSGWASFK; from the coding sequence ATGAAATCGAATTGGTTCGCCGGTGGATGCGCACTGGCGATTTTCGCGTCGGCCTGCGCTGGCGCGCAACCGGCGGCAAAGCCGGCCGGAACGGCTCCGCTCAACGCACAGGACGGACGGATCCGGGTGCAATTGATGGCGCGCAACGCGGTGACTCTGTCCGGCGAGATCGCCGCCAAGATCGCCGCGCTGCCGGTCGAAGAGGGGGGCAGTTTCAAACGGGGCCAGGCACTCGTCGAGTTCGATTGCGGCAGTTACCGGGCGCAATGGCGCAAAGCCCAGGCGTCGCTTGAGGCCGCCAATCAGCTCGCCAGGGTCAACAGCCAATTGGCCAAGCTCAATTCGATCGGCGCGCTCGAAGTGGCCCAGGCTCAGGGCAAGGCCAAGGAAGCCGCGGCCGATGCGAGCTATATGCAGACCATTGTCGGCAAGTGCGCGATCGGCGCGCCGTTCAACGGGCGGGTGGCTCGCCGCATCGCCGCTGTCCATCAATACGTCAGCCCGGGAAATCCGATTCTCGATATCGTCGATACCGGGGCCTTGCAGCTTCGCATGCTTGTCCCTTCCAAATGGATCGCCCACCTGAAACCCGGCAGCCGCTTCACGGTGGCGGTGGACGAGCTGGGCACGAGTTTTCCGGCGAAAATCGAGCGGCTTGGCGCGCAGATCGATCCGGTCAGCCAGTCCATTCTGGCCATCGGGGTCATCGACGGCCCGGCCGCGAACCTGTTGCCCGGCATGAGCGGCTGGGCCAGCTTCAAGTAA